Within Bacillus sp. E(2018), the genomic segment AAAGTCAATGTTTTTCAAGGCCTCAAAACCGTCAGGGTACGTTTTCCCTACGTTTTTGAAAGTTATCAAGTTCGGTTCTCTCCTTTACATTTACATAAAATAAGCTGCATCCATTAGAATGTACATACCTTATGTTTCCCTTGCTTGCTTGCTTGAAAACTTCTTTTCTAAAAGTTTTTTGTTAACGTTGTTGTCATAGCACTAAAAAACCTTCCCCCCTCCTTTTGCTAAACCTACAAAAAAACACCTGAAAGGATGTGTTGTCCTCTCAGGTGCTTAACTAAAATTATGCTACTGAACCTTCATCTTCAGTTTTCTTTTTTCTAAACTGACTTGCGAAGTAAGCCCATGTACCGATCATACAGATCGCCATGAAACCTACCATAATCCATAGATTAAAGCTGAAGCTTTCCATGTCTCCGCTTGAGATTACCGCTTTAAATCCTGAAACAGAATATGTCATCGGAAGCCATGCATTGAATCCTTGAAGTCCGTTCGGAATAAGCTCTAACGGGAATGTTCCTGCACTCGTTGTAAGTTGTAGGATTAAGATGATAATCGCTACGAAACGTCCTGGATCTCCAAGCACTGTAACAAGTAATTGAATAAGTGCTAAGAAAGTCAGACTCGTGATGATACTAAGTCCAAGGAACGCTCCTAAGTTACTCACTTCAATTCCTAGACCATATATCAATACCGCATCCGCAATCAGTGCTTGAACTACACCGACAACAGCTAAGAACGTGAACTTACCAGCAAACCAGCTAAATCCTGAACGCGGGTGTCCGGCTTTATCACGTAATGGGAATACGATCGACATCAATAATGCTCCTACGAAAAGACCTAATGATAAGAAGTAAGGAGCAAAGCCTGTTCCGTAGTTCGGTACATCAGAAAAGGTTTTTGTTTTAACAGAAACAGGGTTAGCAATTCGCTCGAACATGTCACTGTCTGGATCAAGCTCACCAGTTTTGTCAGCTGCATCACTTAATGAAGTGGTAAGTTTTCCGCTACCATCAAGCAACTTTTGTTCTCCATTATGAATTTCCTTCACATGGCCCGTAACTTCTTGCCAGCCTGTTGCAACTGTGGAAGTTCCGTCTGCTAACTTGCCACTCGCACCCAACAGCTGCTGACTACCGTTAGCCGCTTCTCCCAACTTAGATTGGAACGTCTGCGTACCTTCGTTTACTTTTGCCTGACCACTCGCAAGTTGATCGACTCCGCCCACTAGTTTAAGCTGACCGTTATGAAGCTCTTCTGCTCCATTTGCTAAAGCTGTTTGTGAATCACTTAGCTTTTTAGCTCCGGCAGAAAGTTCGTTCGCTCCGCCAGCAATCTTTCCTGTTGCTGCAGTCAAGCTATCTAAACCATTGTTTATGCCATTACTAGCTGCTGCAAGCTGTTTTAAAGATGCTGCCATCTGCTCATCTGACATCTTTCCTTGGTTTTGAATCAGTGCATTGATTTGTTGTTCTAATTGTTTTGAACCTGCGGTTGCCTTTTGTGCACCAGCGTTCCATTCGTTTACAGAGCCTGCAAGCGAACTTGCACCAGTAGATAATTTAGATGCCCCGCCTTGAAGAGCTAAGCTACCGTTCTTAATTTTTTCAGAACCAGCTGTCGCTTGACTGAGTCCACCTTTTAGAGCTTGTGCTCCATTACTTAATTGACCTTGTCCGTCTGCTAGTTGTTT encodes:
- a CDS encoding YhgE/Pip domain-containing protein, which codes for MLKSIGAQFKAVFSNRKIAVPVLAVLFIPVLYSGMFLWAFWDPYDKMEDLPVAVVNQDEGYEYNGENLTVGDEFVKKLKENPQFEWKFVSEAKAKQGLEHNDYYMMIEIPENFSEEATALSGNSNKKPEIIYTPNAGFNFLAAQIGGTAVDKMKESLSNELTKTYAEVMFDQVEQLAGGLEKAADGSNQVTDGLKKAASGSGELASGMEEKTPQINELKDGAVLFNSKMTEFDNGIDKLLAAHKQLADGQGQLSNGAQALKGGLSQATAGSEKIKNGSLALQGGASKLSTGASSLAGSVNEWNAGAQKATAGSKQLEQQINALIQNQGKMSDEQMAASLKQLAAASNGINNGLDSLTAATGKIAGGANELSAGAKKLSDSQTALANGAEELHNGQLKLVGGVDQLASGQAKVNEGTQTFQSKLGEAANGSQQLLGASGKLADGTSTVATGWQEVTGHVKEIHNGEQKLLDGSGKLTTSLSDAADKTGELDPDSDMFERIANPVSVKTKTFSDVPNYGTGFAPYFLSLGLFVGALLMSIVFPLRDKAGHPRSGFSWFAGKFTFLAVVGVVQALIADAVLIYGLGIEVSNLGAFLGLSIITSLTFLALIQLLVTVLGDPGRFVAIIILILQLTTSAGTFPLELIPNGLQGFNAWLPMTYSVSGFKAVISSGDMESFSFNLWIMVGFMAICMIGTWAYFASQFRKKKTEDEGSVA